A window from Rhizosphaericola mali encodes these proteins:
- the hisIE gene encoding bifunctional phosphoribosyl-AMP cyclohydrolase/phosphoribosyl-ATP diphosphatase HisIE — MTVNYSKYSDGLVPAIVQDTATLKVLMLGFMNEEALNKTNELGKVTFWSRSKNRLWTKGEESGNFLILKDIKVDCDSDTLLIKAEPVGPVCHTGADTCWNEENKPSELGFVTALEGVIKDRKEKQPEDSYVSYLFHKGLNRIAQKVGEEGVETVIEALGNDDEKFVSESADLLFHYLILLQAKGFQLKDVLAELERRHKAKSDNDE; from the coding sequence ATGACAGTTAATTATTCAAAATATTCAGATGGATTGGTTCCTGCCATTGTACAGGATACAGCGACTTTAAAAGTGTTGATGCTTGGATTTATGAATGAAGAAGCATTAAATAAAACAAATGAGCTAGGTAAAGTAACCTTTTGGAGTAGAAGCAAAAATAGACTTTGGACAAAAGGTGAGGAGAGTGGTAATTTTTTGATTTTGAAAGATATCAAAGTGGATTGTGATAGCGATACTCTTTTGATCAAAGCGGAACCCGTTGGACCTGTTTGTCACACTGGTGCAGATACTTGTTGGAATGAGGAAAATAAACCATCTGAATTGGGATTTGTTACCGCTTTGGAGGGCGTTATCAAGGATAGAAAAGAAAAGCAACCGGAAGATTCCTACGTTTCTTACTTATTTCACAAAGGATTGAATCGAATTGCACAAAAAGTAGGTGAGGAGGGCGTGGAAACGGTCATTGAAGCCTTAGGAAACGATGATGAAAAATTTGTAAGTGAATCAGCGGATTTGTTATTTCACTATTTGATATTGTTACAAGCAAAAGGTTTTCAGTTAAAAGATGTTTTGGCTGAATTAGAACGTCGCCACAAGGCGAAATCAGACAATGATGAATAA
- a CDS encoding NAD(P)H-quinone oxidoreductase, whose amino-acid sequence MKAIVIESFGGPEVLKLQIRPDPTIASDEILIDVKASGINRPDIFQRKGNYPAPAGVAEDIPGLEVAGEIIEIGDDVSLFKKGDKVCALVAGGGYADRVAVKEGQCLPIPENIDYVEAASLPETVFTVWSNVFQRGQLKSGENILVHGGSSGIGITTIQLAKALGSKVFTTVGSDEKATACKEIGAEIVVNYKTQDFKEVLKTEKIDVVLDMIGGEYFNKNIDLLAEEGRLVYINAMQGNKVELNIGKMMIKRLHITGSTLRSRDYDFKKALAKDIELHVWPLLIAGKFKPIVYKKFAPSDIEEAHKLMESSNHIGKIVIDWTM is encoded by the coding sequence ATGAAAGCAATTGTAATCGAAAGTTTTGGTGGTCCTGAAGTATTAAAATTACAAATAAGACCTGATCCAACTATTGCGTCTGATGAGATTTTAATTGATGTAAAAGCTTCCGGTATTAATCGCCCGGATATATTTCAACGTAAAGGTAACTATCCAGCTCCTGCAGGTGTAGCTGAGGATATTCCAGGATTGGAAGTCGCAGGGGAGATTATTGAAATTGGTGATGACGTGTCACTTTTTAAAAAAGGTGATAAAGTATGCGCATTGGTTGCTGGTGGTGGATATGCAGATCGTGTAGCAGTGAAAGAAGGACAATGTTTGCCTATTCCAGAAAATATTGATTATGTCGAGGCGGCAAGTTTGCCTGAAACGGTTTTTACCGTTTGGTCCAATGTATTTCAACGTGGACAATTAAAATCAGGTGAAAATATTCTAGTGCATGGCGGATCTAGTGGTATCGGTATCACGACAATTCAATTAGCAAAAGCCTTAGGTTCAAAGGTTTTTACAACTGTAGGTTCGGATGAAAAAGCCACTGCTTGTAAAGAAATTGGAGCGGAAATTGTGGTCAATTACAAAACGCAAGATTTCAAAGAAGTATTAAAGACTGAAAAAATTGATGTCGTTTTGGATATGATTGGAGGTGAATATTTTAATAAAAATATTGATCTATTGGCGGAGGAAGGACGATTAGTCTATATCAATGCGATGCAAGGCAATAAAGTGGAATTGAATATCGGAAAAATGATGATTAAGCGCTTGCACATTACTGGAAGTACATTGAGAAGTCGTGATTATGATTTCAAAAAAGCATTAGCAAAAGATATAGAACTACATGTCTGGCCGCTTCTAATTGCTGGAAAATTTAAGCCCATTGTATACAAAAAATTTGCCCCTTCAGATATTGAAGAGGCACATAAATTGATGGAGAGTAGCAATCACATTGGGAAGATTGTAATAGATTGGACTATGTAG
- a CDS encoding DUF721 domain-containing protein, with protein MGEYSMGDAMRNYLEKSRLKNGLRTAQIDDIWEKIMGKTIAKYTDKIEIIQTTLFISTTVAPLKQEIQFRKKQIIERVNEEMQGKVVENIVIR; from the coding sequence ATGGGAGAGTATTCAATGGGCGATGCTATGAGAAATTATCTAGAAAAAAGTAGATTAAAAAATGGTCTTCGCACGGCTCAAATAGATGATATTTGGGAAAAAATCATGGGAAAAACCATCGCTAAATACACAGATAAAATTGAAATTATCCAAACGACATTGTTCATTTCGACAACGGTAGCGCCGTTGAAACAGGAAATACAATTTCGTAAAAAACAAATAATTGAGCGAGTAAATGAAGAGATGCAAGGAAAAGTGGTGGAAAATATTGTGATCAGATAA
- a CDS encoding class I SAM-dependent rRNA methyltransferase — protein MAKVYLNKKIAPRIANGHPWIFSNEIANIEGDHNPGDIVDVYYADKSFCGQGYINPKSQITVRLLTRTHDTIDETFFYNKILNAWKYRQRLGYIENCRLIFGESDDLPALIIDKFNDYFVIQTMSLGIERWKPAIISSLNKIFAPKGIYERNDVPVRELEGMEQIKGFLSDPFDTKIIINENGLQFEVDIENGQKTGFFLDQHDNRRAIAPVVKDADVLGAFTYTGTFEIHAAHYGAKSVLGLDISENAVAQANRNAQLNKLDHIVKFEAINAFDCLKNWSKEGKLFDVVMLDPPAFTKNRAHIQKAVSGYKEINLRGMKLIRNGGFLVSSSCTNLVSPDLFLQTIEAAAHDAKKRIRQVTFQPQAADHPILPGIENTHYLKFFIAEITDK, from the coding sequence ATGGCAAAAGTGTATTTGAATAAGAAGATTGCTCCAAGAATTGCGAATGGTCATCCATGGATTTTTTCTAACGAAATTGCAAATATTGAAGGGGATCATAATCCTGGAGATATTGTCGATGTATATTATGCAGATAAAAGTTTCTGCGGTCAAGGATACATTAATCCAAAATCACAGATTACAGTTCGTTTATTGACTAGAACGCATGATACTATTGATGAGACATTCTTTTACAATAAAATCCTTAATGCTTGGAAATATCGCCAAAGATTGGGGTATATCGAAAATTGTAGGTTAATTTTTGGAGAATCTGACGATTTGCCAGCATTAATTATTGACAAATTCAATGATTATTTTGTCATTCAGACGATGTCTTTAGGTATTGAAAGATGGAAACCCGCTATTATCAGTTCTTTAAACAAAATATTCGCTCCCAAGGGAATCTATGAACGCAATGATGTACCTGTACGTGAATTGGAGGGTATGGAGCAAATTAAAGGTTTTTTATCTGATCCATTTGACACCAAAATTATCATTAATGAAAATGGATTGCAATTTGAGGTAGATATTGAAAATGGCCAAAAAACAGGTTTTTTTCTAGATCAGCATGATAATCGTCGCGCCATTGCTCCTGTGGTAAAAGATGCAGATGTATTAGGTGCATTTACCTATACAGGTACATTTGAAATACATGCAGCACATTATGGTGCAAAAAGTGTTTTAGGGCTAGATATTTCAGAAAATGCAGTTGCTCAAGCTAATAGAAATGCACAATTAAACAAATTGGATCATATCGTAAAATTTGAGGCAATTAATGCTTTTGATTGCTTGAAAAACTGGTCCAAAGAAGGCAAATTATTTGACGTTGTCATGTTGGATCCTCCTGCCTTCACTAAAAATCGTGCACATATCCAAAAAGCTGTTAGTGGTTACAAAGAAATCAATTTGCGTGGTATGAAACTTATCAGAAATGGGGGTTTTTTAGTAAGTAGCAGTTGTACCAATTTGGTTTCTCCTGATCTATTTTTACAAACGATAGAAGCGGCAGCACATGATGCAAAAAAACGTATCAGACAGGTGACATTCCAACCTCAAGCGGCAGATCATCCTATATTACCAGGGATCGAGAATACGCATTATTTGAAATTTTTCATCGCTGAAATCACAGATAAATAG
- a CDS encoding glycine zipper domain-containing protein, which translates to MKNLILTITIATLGFTACKSNDDSTKNIGREGLVQSSKDTSGFAAFKEEQAQKLQAADRLKADSLQILKDSIKEIHKDIATENTTEAKNSNESSSRAVASSSSSESSRTTTAKKKKGMSKATKGTIIGAGAGALTGALVTKHKRGIGALVGAAVGGGTGYVIGHSQDKKDQNK; encoded by the coding sequence ATGAAAAATTTAATATTAACCATAACAATTGCCACTCTTGGTTTCACTGCCTGTAAAAGTAATGATGACTCCACCAAAAATATTGGAAGAGAAGGATTAGTTCAATCATCGAAAGATACTTCCGGCTTTGCAGCGTTCAAGGAAGAACAAGCACAAAAATTACAAGCAGCAGATCGATTAAAAGCAGATTCGTTACAAATTTTAAAAGATTCTATTAAGGAAATTCATAAAGATATCGCGACTGAGAATACTACAGAAGCTAAAAATTCGAATGAATCTTCTAGCAGAGCCGTGGCAAGTTCTTCATCTTCAGAATCCTCTCGTACTACAACAGCAAAAAAGAAGAAAGGCATGAGTAAAGCGACTAAAGGCACAATCATCGGAGCCGGTGCAGGAGCTTTAACTGGCGCATTAGTAACAAAGCATAAAAGAGGTATCGGAGCTTTAGTTGGAGCAGCAGTTGGCGGAGGGACAGGCTATGTAATTGGACACAGCCAAGATAAAAAAGACCAAAATAAGTAA
- a CDS encoding DUF3078 domain-containing protein, with translation MKKILFTLSILTAIGVNAQDTRKDILSDASMTITKDKADTTSKPWLLGGVLNLNGAQTNLSNWSAGGDDYSLSINALADLHAYYKKGKQNWDNMLTFNYGYIKTTSLGNRKNSDRIDLLSRYGYSLNKNWEFGGLFNFRTQAFAGYTYGTTDNVTTKTYSSNFFSPAYVSIGPGFTYHPTNNNNLNIYISPASARWIIVSSKFLNNQGLYGVDSGKTIKTQIGAYLSANYTTNITKTLSYIGRLDLFSDYLDKPQNVYMYMTNMFALKISKILSATWNYNMIYDDKTRLFGPTGKGARLQTQSIIGVGILYKFDNK, from the coding sequence ATGAAAAAAATCCTTTTTACACTATCCATCTTAACCGCTATTGGGGTAAATGCACAAGACACACGTAAAGACATTCTTAGTGATGCATCTATGACTATTACCAAAGACAAAGCTGATACAACGAGCAAACCATGGCTATTAGGCGGTGTATTAAACTTGAATGGCGCACAAACAAACTTAAGCAATTGGTCCGCTGGTGGTGATGATTATTCATTATCCATCAACGCATTAGCCGATTTGCATGCTTATTATAAAAAAGGAAAACAGAATTGGGACAATATGTTGACCTTCAACTATGGTTATATCAAAACAACCAGCCTTGGGAATAGAAAAAATAGTGACCGTATAGATTTGCTTTCTAGATATGGTTACTCCTTAAATAAAAATTGGGAATTTGGAGGCTTGTTTAACTTTCGAACACAAGCATTTGCAGGTTACACCTACGGAACTACTGATAATGTAACAACAAAAACGTATTCTTCTAATTTCTTTAGCCCTGCTTACGTATCGATTGGACCAGGTTTTACGTACCATCCCACAAACAATAATAATTTGAATATTTACATTTCTCCAGCTTCAGCAAGATGGATTATTGTAAGTTCTAAATTTTTGAACAATCAAGGTTTGTATGGTGTTGATTCAGGTAAAACAATCAAAACTCAAATTGGCGCTTATTTGTCTGCCAATTACACCACTAATATTACCAAAACCTTGAGTTATATTGGTCGTTTGGATTTATTCTCTGATTATTTAGATAAACCTCAAAATGTCTATATGTATATGACCAATATGTTTGCATTGAAAATTTCCAAAATTCTCTCTGCAACATGGAACTATAACATGATCTATGATGATAAAACAAGATTATTTGGACCGACGGGAAAAGGTGCAAGATTACAAACTCAATCCATAATTGGAGTAGGTATCTTATATAAATTTGATAATAAATAA
- the recO gene encoding DNA repair protein RecO — MQTFKTKGIVLNTIKYGETSIISHIYTELFGIQHYIVKGIRSSSKRKTSQISYFQPASILDLEVYHNELKELQFLKEFSWNTMFRSIHFDVKRNAIALYCAELLNNLVSEPEADIDFFEELIDLFVYLDQEEKDSKIANMPIHFTIKILEHIGIKFNGVYENENLFVLDFVEGGFTDTIPHHSHFLAYEKAAYITELSDNFHWNNVAINSNTRREILDHLQKFIEIHVSNFKKLKSYIILQTIFS, encoded by the coding sequence ATGCAGACATTTAAGACAAAAGGGATTGTTTTAAACACCATAAAATATGGCGAAACAAGTATAATTTCCCATATCTATACAGAATTGTTTGGAATCCAGCATTATATTGTTAAAGGTATCCGCAGTTCTAGCAAGCGAAAAACCTCGCAAATATCCTATTTTCAACCCGCTTCTATATTGGATTTGGAAGTATATCATAATGAATTAAAAGAACTTCAATTTTTGAAAGAATTTAGTTGGAATACAATGTTTCGCTCTATTCATTTTGATGTGAAGCGCAATGCAATTGCTTTGTATTGTGCTGAGCTTTTAAATAATTTGGTATCAGAACCGGAAGCAGACATTGATTTTTTTGAAGAGTTAATAGACTTGTTTGTCTATTTGGATCAGGAAGAAAAAGATAGTAAGATAGCCAATATGCCCATTCATTTTACCATAAAAATATTAGAACATATTGGGATAAAATTTAATGGCGTATATGAAAATGAAAATTTGTTCGTTTTAGATTTCGTGGAGGGTGGATTTACGGATACCATTCCACACCATTCGCATTTTTTAGCGTATGAAAAAGCCGCCTATATCACTGAACTTTCTGATAATTTTCATTGGAATAATGTGGCTATTAATAGCAATACAAGAAGAGAAATATTGGATCATTTGCAAAAATTCATTGAAATCCATGTTTCTAATTTTAAAAAATTAAAAAGTTATATCATTTTACAAACCATTTTTAGTTAA
- the carB gene encoding carbamoyl-phosphate synthase large subunit: MPKDNSIKSVLIIGSGPIIIGQACEFDYSGSQAARSLREEGIKVILINSNPATIMTDPIMADKVYLLPLTPESIEKILSENDIDAVLPTMGGQTALNLAKEVDEQGIWEKYSVRMIGVDIKAIDKAEDRDLFRKWMLEIGVPVAPAMIANSFLEGKESAQKIGFPLVIRPSFTLGGTGGSFVHTKDELDVCLTRGLQASPIHEVLVEKAVLGWKEYELELLRDSADNVAIICSIENFDPMGVHTGDSITVAPTQTLSDPAFQLMRNTAIQIMRDLGNFAGGCNVQFSINPETEELIIIEINPRVSRSSALASKATGYPIAKIAAKLAIGYNLDELKNQITQTTSAYFEPALDYVIVKIPRWNFDKFKGADDTLGLQMKSVGEVMAIGRSFNEAIQKACQSLENKALGLGIYSSTKMKAEELIEYIKIPKWDRIFKIKEALMQGVTVKTVCQATRIDKWFINQLYNLCVIEKEIANYSLDTLPLDLLKEAKKNGFGDAQLATILHGDCSEDAVYKKRTEAGIKRVYKMVDTCSAEFEAKTPYFYSSFEG; this comes from the coding sequence ATGCCTAAAGACAATTCAATTAAATCAGTATTAATTATTGGTTCTGGTCCTATTATTATCGGTCAAGCCTGCGAATTTGATTATTCAGGTTCACAAGCTGCGCGTAGTTTGAGAGAGGAAGGTATCAAGGTTATCTTGATCAATAGTAATCCGGCTACGATTATGACCGATCCGATCATGGCGGATAAAGTGTATTTATTGCCATTGACTCCTGAAAGTATTGAAAAAATTCTTTCTGAAAATGATATCGATGCGGTACTTCCTACTATGGGTGGACAAACAGCGTTAAATCTTGCAAAAGAAGTAGACGAACAAGGAATTTGGGAAAAGTACAGCGTTCGTATGATTGGTGTGGATATCAAAGCAATTGATAAGGCAGAGGATAGAGATTTGTTCCGTAAATGGATGTTGGAAATCGGTGTACCTGTTGCTCCAGCAATGATTGCCAACAGCTTTTTGGAAGGAAAAGAAAGTGCTCAAAAAATTGGTTTCCCATTAGTTATACGTCCATCCTTTACCTTGGGAGGTACTGGTGGTAGTTTTGTACATACCAAAGATGAATTAGATGTTTGCTTGACAAGAGGTTTGCAAGCTTCTCCAATTCATGAAGTCTTAGTAGAAAAAGCGGTTTTGGGTTGGAAAGAATACGAATTAGAATTGTTGAGAGATTCTGCTGATAATGTAGCGATCATCTGTTCTATCGAAAACTTTGATCCAATGGGTGTGCATACTGGAGACAGTATCACTGTAGCGCCGACACAAACATTAAGCGATCCAGCATTTCAATTGATGAGAAATACGGCCATTCAGATCATGCGTGATTTAGGAAATTTCGCAGGTGGTTGTAATGTTCAGTTCTCTATTAATCCAGAAACAGAAGAATTAATCATCATCGAAATCAATCCTCGTGTGAGCCGTTCTTCTGCACTAGCCTCTAAAGCGACCGGTTATCCAATTGCGAAAATTGCTGCTAAATTGGCAATTGGCTACAATTTGGATGAATTGAAAAATCAAATTACACAAACAACTTCTGCTTATTTCGAACCTGCGTTGGATTATGTAATTGTCAAAATACCGCGTTGGAATTTTGACAAATTTAAAGGGGCGGATGACACTTTAGGTTTGCAAATGAAGAGCGTTGGAGAGGTAATGGCAATCGGAAGAAGCTTTAACGAAGCCATTCAAAAAGCTTGTCAAAGTTTGGAAAACAAAGCCTTGGGTTTAGGTATTTATTCTAGTACCAAAATGAAAGCAGAAGAATTGATTGAATATATCAAAATTCCAAAATGGGATAGAATTTTCAAAATCAAAGAAGCTTTGATGCAAGGCGTAACCGTAAAGACTGTTTGCCAAGCCACCAGAATCGACAAATGGTTTATCAATCAATTATACAATCTTTGCGTAATTGAGAAAGAAATTGCAAATTACTCTTTAGATACTTTACCATTAGATTTGTTGAAAGAGGCCAAGAAAAATGGTTTTGGTGATGCGCAGTTAGCTACAATTTTACATGGAGATTGCTCTGAAGATGCTGTTTACAAAAAACGTACAGAAGCAGGTATCAAACGTGTTTATAAAATGGTAGATACTTGTAGCGCTGAATTCGAGGCCAAAACGCCTTATTTCTACAGCAGCTTTGAGGGATAA
- a CDS encoding RNA methyltransferase, giving the protein MQKLSMDELHRISVDEFKETKKIPLVIILDNIRSMHNVGSIFRSSDAFLIEKIILCGFTPRPPHRDINKTALGATETVHWEYQENILDAIASLKEDGYKIWGIEQVDNSIPLENFKVTNTDKTAIILGNEVEGVQEDALLQCDGSIEIPQFGTKHSLNVSVAGGILIWEIAKAYLLKK; this is encoded by the coding sequence ATGCAAAAATTGAGCATGGACGAGCTCCATAGAATCTCAGTTGACGAATTTAAGGAAACAAAAAAAATACCTTTGGTTATTATTCTGGATAATATCAGAAGTATGCATAATGTGGGAAGCATTTTCAGATCTTCAGATGCTTTTTTGATTGAAAAAATAATTTTATGTGGGTTCACTCCTCGCCCACCACATCGCGATATCAACAAAACGGCTTTGGGTGCGACCGAAACGGTTCATTGGGAATATCAAGAAAATATTTTGGATGCAATTGCGTCTTTGAAAGAAGATGGATATAAAATATGGGGAATCGAACAAGTCGACAATAGCATTCCATTAGAAAATTTCAAAGTTACAAATACAGATAAAACAGCCATTATTTTGGGTAATGAAGTGGAAGGTGTACAAGAAGACGCTTTATTGCAATGCGATGGTAGTATCGAAATACCTCAATTTGGAACAAAACACTCTCTAAACGTGTCAGTTGCAGGCGGTATTTTAATCTGGGAAATTGCAAAAGCATATTTGTTGAAAAAATAA